A genomic window from Indioceanicola profundi includes:
- a CDS encoding cupredoxin domain-containing protein translates to MTTRFGALSGALFAISTLISIPAMADPSHTHAGAIGQPAKPSQATRTVEVEIGDIFYEPGSIQVKPGETVRFVVKNTGDLLHAFTIGTAAMHAAHQKEMAMMAEHGMITPTGMNHDMMDMDHSNMPGMDHGAMGAMEHDASNSVLVEPGQSAELAWTFPEAATLEYACNVPGHYEAGMVGKIDFSR, encoded by the coding sequence ATGACCACCCGCTTCGGTGCCCTTTCCGGCGCCCTGTTCGCTATTTCCACCCTCATCTCGATCCCTGCGATGGCTGACCCAAGCCACACGCACGCAGGCGCCATTGGGCAGCCCGCCAAGCCAAGCCAAGCCACCCGCACGGTCGAGGTGGAGATCGGCGACATCTTCTACGAGCCCGGCTCCATCCAGGTGAAGCCCGGCGAAACCGTGCGCTTCGTCGTCAAGAACACCGGCGACCTCCTACACGCGTTCACCATCGGTACCGCCGCCATGCACGCCGCCCACCAGAAGGAGATGGCGATGATGGCCGAGCACGGAATGATCACGCCCACCGGCATGAACCACGACATGATGGACATGGATCATTCCAATATGCCGGGCATGGACCACGGCGCGATGGGAGCCATGGAGCATGACGCTTCCAACAGCGTCCTTGTCGAGCCCGGCCAGTCGGCCGAACTGGCCTGGACCTTCCCCGAGGCGGCCACGCTTGAGTACGCCTGCAACGTCCCGGGCCATTACGAGGCCGGGATGGTGGGCAAGATCGACTTCAGCCGCTGA
- the hutH gene encoding histidine ammonia-lyase — protein MQTIRVHPGRLTLSDIKLVLAGPVRLSIDPVDMERAAASSRTVMEVMAAGEVAYGINTGFGLLAKTRIEPDQLALLQRNLVLSHATGTGPLLPDEVVRLVIVLKVNSLLRGYSGVRPEVIAALAQLLEREVYPCIPAKGSVGASGDLAPLAHMVAPMIGWGEVRIKGEVLPAAKAMEAAGLSLLELGPKEGLALLNGTQVSTALALAGLFAAERVFDAALVAGAMSVDAARGSDTPFDPRIHELRGQRGQIDVAAAYRELLAGSAIRESHHDCPRVQDPYCLRCQPQVMGACLDQLRFAAGTLGIEANAVTDNPLVFPGDGAILSGGNFHAEPVAMAADQIALALAEIGNLSERRSAMLVDPNHNGGLPAFLVKDGGVNSGFMIAQVTAAALASENKGLAHPASVDSIPTSANQEDHVSMATWAARRTLDMADNAAGIVAVETLAAAQGIDFHRPLRSSSRLEAIHASLRSLVPFWDRDRYFAPDIAATKILMAEGGLASGVNWLEK, from the coding sequence ATGCAGACCATTCGCGTACATCCAGGTCGTCTGACGCTTTCCGACATCAAGCTGGTTCTGGCGGGCCCCGTCCGCCTCAGCATCGACCCGGTAGACATGGAACGTGCCGCCGCATCGTCCCGCACCGTGATGGAGGTGATGGCTGCCGGAGAGGTCGCTTACGGGATCAATACGGGGTTCGGCCTTCTAGCCAAGACCCGGATCGAGCCGGACCAACTCGCGCTGCTCCAGCGTAACCTTGTCCTCAGTCACGCGACCGGAACCGGTCCGCTCCTACCCGACGAGGTGGTGCGGCTGGTCATTGTCTTGAAGGTCAACAGCCTGCTGCGTGGCTATTCGGGGGTGCGGCCAGAGGTGATCGCGGCCCTGGCGCAGCTTCTGGAGCGCGAGGTCTATCCCTGCATTCCGGCCAAGGGGTCCGTAGGCGCATCCGGTGACTTGGCGCCGCTGGCGCACATGGTCGCCCCCATGATCGGCTGGGGTGAGGTGCGGATAAAGGGAGAAGTCCTGCCCGCCGCCAAGGCGATGGAGGCCGCGGGCCTGAGCTTGCTGGAACTGGGGCCCAAGGAGGGACTGGCGTTGCTCAACGGCACGCAAGTCTCGACCGCCCTGGCTCTGGCCGGACTGTTCGCCGCTGAGCGCGTTTTCGATGCGGCGCTAGTTGCGGGTGCCATGTCGGTGGATGCTGCGCGGGGCAGCGACACGCCCTTCGACCCGCGCATCCATGAGCTACGTGGCCAGCGTGGCCAGATCGATGTAGCCGCCGCCTATCGTGAGCTCCTGGCGGGTAGCGCCATTCGCGAGAGCCACCACGATTGCCCGCGTGTCCAGGACCCCTACTGTCTGCGGTGCCAGCCTCAGGTCATGGGAGCATGTCTGGACCAGCTTCGGTTCGCCGCCGGGACACTTGGAATCGAGGCCAACGCTGTCACCGACAACCCTCTGGTCTTCCCCGGTGACGGCGCCATCCTGTCCGGCGGCAATTTCCACGCCGAACCCGTGGCCATGGCCGCCGACCAGATTGCCCTGGCCCTGGCGGAGATCGGCAACCTGTCCGAACGGCGCAGCGCCATGCTGGTGGACCCCAACCACAACGGTGGGCTACCGGCCTTCCTGGTCAAGGACGGCGGAGTGAATTCCGGATTCATGATCGCCCAGGTAACGGCGGCTGCATTGGCGTCGGAGAACAAGGGCTTGGCACACCCGGCCAGCGTGGATAGCATCCCCACCTCGGCCAACCAGGAGGATCATGTCTCCATGGCCACTTGGGCGGCACGGCGCACGTTGGACATGGCTGACAACGCTGCGGGCATCGTCGCGGTCGAAACCTTGGCGGCCGCGCAGGGGATTGATTTTCACCGGCCTCTGCGCTCCTCGAGCAGGTTGGAAGCGATTCATGCCAGCCTTCGATCTCTCGTGCCCTTCTGGGACCGGGACCGCTACTTCGCCCCGGATATCGCAGCGACTAAGATCCTGATGGCTGAGGGCGGGCTAGCGTCTGGCGTCAACTGGCTGGAGAAGTAA
- a CDS encoding copper-binding protein produces MNMLKLAAGAVALTLIAGGAGAHNHAGDKQDDTHHGMHQNMGHGDKAGAEGHSHHSGVVGTGTVRGVDAAKGTVKLAHGPIPALKWPAMVMDFKVAEGVDLSSLSDGQEIEFALGPDQTITSIKPKS; encoded by the coding sequence ATGAACATGCTGAAGCTCGCCGCAGGCGCCGTTGCCCTGACCCTGATTGCCGGTGGTGCCGGTGCGCATAACCATGCCGGAGACAAGCAGGACGACACACATCACGGCATGCACCAGAATATGGGACATGGCGATAAAGCCGGTGCTGAGGGGCATAGCCATCACAGCGGGGTCGTGGGTACCGGAACGGTGCGGGGCGTCGATGCTGCCAAGGGCACCGTCAAGCTCGCCCACGGCCCGATCCCGGCCCTGAAGTGGCCCGCGATGGTCATGGACTTCAAGGTTGCCGAGGGCGTGGACCTAAGCAGCCTGTCTGACGGGCAGGAGATCGAGTTCGCGCTTGGTCCGGACCAGACCATCACGTCCATCAAGCCGAAGAGTTAA